CCATGTTTATGAGAGGGGATGAATTTGACCACCTAGCAGATCTTTATTTCCCGGATATCTTAGGAAATGTAAAGCAGAAAGCTCGATATTAAGAAGAAACGGAAGATAAAGTAATAAATACGTCAATAAAATTTTAAGCAGACTCTCAGTTATAAAAATAAAAAACCACTTCGCTACGAAGTGGTTTTGCTTTATGTAATTCTTAAATGATATAGCTTATTTTTCTCCTGCAGGTCTTGCTTCTGTTTTGTACACCTGAAAATTGAAAACAAAAGTCCTGTTTCTGAAAGAGTAGCCGCTGTAATTATAATGTGAATCTCTAGCAAAAGCAGCTCTTGAAGGAACAATAATTACCCCTTGTAGATTATAAGGAGCCCCATTAGGTAAGTCGAATGCCTTAAATTTTCTGATGGCTTCCTGAAAACCTTCTATTTCGTAGTAACTTCTCTGCTTGGAGGCATCTGTGGTAGCTGCGTCTAAAACAGTCTGTTTTACATAATAAAACATAGGGTCTACTAAGGGGGAGCCTGATTCTTCAAGAGAATTATATCCGGTCATATTAGTCCCGGAAATAAATGCCACATTTCCATCTGTATTAGCGGCAAGATAAGTTTTAGCTCTTGTCAGAATGGTAATTTTATCATCATCCCCAATGGTTGTCCCTGTAGTTGGAGTTGCAGAATCATCTGGTTGTGCTCCTTTTCTCACAATATACACAACTCCTGAAGATAATTTTACAGGCGCCGGAATCATCGCACTTAATTTTGTCTGATGATCATCTGCAGTATCTGTTGCACTAAATGCTTTTATATTTCCCTGAGTGTCTAAATAATTTTCATCTAAAAACTTGGTAATAGACTGATCGTCATAAGTGTTTTGTGTTGCAATATCACTTGGTTCTACGTAGGTAGTCGTATCATCATCATCTTTTTTACAAGCAGTGAAGCACAATGATCCTGCAAGGATATATAAAAATATTTTTTTCATTTCAAAAAACTTTAATTACTTTACAAATAATATAACGGCAAAAGTATAAAAAATTATGAGAATAGATAAATTTTTATGGAGCATTCGTTTCTATAAAACGCGAAGTATTGCTGCAGAGGAGATTAAGAAGAACAGGGTTTCAATTGGAGAATCTGCCGTAAAGTCATCGAAGGAGGTAAAAGAGGGAGATACGATTAAGATTCGTAAAAATCAAATTGATTATAAAATAAAAGTCATTCAGATCCCGAAAAGCAGAATAGGGGCTAAGCTTGTTCCGCTCCATATAAAAGATGTAACAGATAAAGAGCAGTATGAATTACTTAAGTTAAGAAAAGATTCTCAAAATTATTACAGAATAAAAGGCGAGGGGAGACCTACCAAAAAAGACCGTCGTGAAATGGATGATTATGTGGAAAATGACGTAACTGCAGACTTTACAGACTGGGACGATTTCTTTGGTGAAACGGGGGAAGATGCGGAAAATGAAGATTAGCATCCTAAATTACAGAAAAGCTCTAGAGATAGAGCTTTTCTATAATTTCATTTACAATGTCTTCCGGCTCTCTGCTGTCCGTTCCTACACTAAATTGAGCTTTACTGTAAAATGCATTTCTTTCAAATAAATGTTTGGCAATAAATTCTGGGAGATCTTCTCCTGAGATGTTGGCAATGAGAGGTCTTTTTTCTTTTTGCTTTGAGAGTCTTTCCGCTAAGGTGGATACAGAAGCCCTTAAAAACACGCTTTTGGAATTAATATTAATAATATCCATATTATTGTAGTACACCGGAGTGCCGCCGCCTAGGCTTAAAACTACATTTTCTTCGCTTGCCAGAATTTCTTCCAGAGCCTCCCTTTCAAGCTTTCTAAAATAAATTTCACCCTTTTTTTCAAAGATTTCAGGAATTGTTAATTTATTTTTTCGTGAAATCTCTTTATCAAGGTCAATTAATTTAAAATTGAGTTTTTCGCTTAAAATTTTGGAAATGTGAGATTTGCCGCATCCCATGTATCCGACGAGTGAAATTATCATGAATTTTTTTTAAACAAATTTGCGAAAAAGTTTTGAGATAACGAAAAAACTCATATCTTTGCACCACTAAAAACGAAGGACATTATCTCAATGTTAATCGTTAATTAAGTGACCGACTCGGTAGCTCAGCTGGTAGAGCAATACACTTTTAATGTATGGGTCCTGGGTTCGAATCCCAGCCGGGTCACTTATGATAAAATTACTAGATTTTTGTAATTTGTCGCCTGTGTGGTGAAATTGGTAGACACGCCATCTTGAGGGGGTGGTTTCCTAAGGATGTGCTGGTTCGAGTCCAGTCGCAGGCACACAGTAATACAATGTAAATAATTGTAGTGATCTTTAAAATTTAATTTTATATTTATCACAACAATTGTGACCGACTCGGTAGCTCAGCTGGTAGAGCAATACACTTTTAATGTATGGGTCCTGGGTTCGAATCCCAGCCGGGTCACAAATTTACTGAAAAGTAATGTATTTTAAATTCAATGCTTCTTTTGGAAACTTTAATTTAAAATGTTTTTGCAAATGCAAATTTATTTGTATCTTTGCAGTCTTGAAAACGAAAATGCTAGTGTTTTTGTGAGTAAAGTGACCGACTCGGTAGCTCAGCTGGTAGAGCAATACACTTTTAATGTATGGGTCCTGGGTTCGAATCCCAGCCGGGTCACAAGTTTACTGAAAAGTAAATTTTTTTCATATTAATATTTTGTGATTTGGTGTTTCAAAGGCTTCCTCAAGAAGCCTTTGATTTTTTTATATCTGTAGTCCTTTTGATTGGATTTAATAGATTAAGGGATCAAACGCAAAACTTGGGAACTAAGGAAAAAGTGGATCAGGCGCAAAAGTTGGGGGCTAAGCAAAAAGTTTGGTTAATCTGAATATAAAGAAGTTTCTATCTTTGACTCCTCTGAGTTGCATTCTGAAGTTTTTTGGATCAAATACAAAAGTTGGGGACTAGGCAAAAAAGTTTAGATTATGTAAGGTGAAATTTTTTGCTCTCGCAGATTTTGCAAATGATGCAGATTCTTTTCCTTATACTTTACATATTGAACACAAAGCCACCCCTAGTTTTTTGACAACTCCCGTTTTAAATCTCACAAGACTGTTCTCCCTATAAAAGACCGCAAAGGTTAAACAAAGAAAATCAACGATATCATCTGTGGAAAATCTAAAGGCGATCTGTGGGAAATAAAAATATTCGAGCATCCGTGGCGATAATATGCAGCCCTCAATTTTATCTTTGATAAAATCCTTGCGACTTAAAAACATAAAGCATTAAAAAATATCTTTGCGGCTTTGCGAAAAACCAACAAATAGAGCAGCATCTGTTAAAATCTGCACGATCTGTGGGGAATAAAAATATTCGAGTATCTGTGGCGATAATATGCAGCCCTCAATTTTATCTTTGATAAAATCCTTGCGACTTAAAAACATAAAGCATTAAAAAATATCTTTGCAGCTTTGCGAAAAACCAACAAATAGAGCAGCATCTGTTAAAATCTGCACGATCTGTGGGGAATAAAAATATTCGAGTATCCGTGGCGATAATATGCAGCCCTCAATTTTATCTTTGATAAAATTCTTGCGACTTAAAAACATAAAGCATTAAAAAATATCTTTGCGGCTTTGCGAAAAACCAACAAATAGAGCAGCATCTGTTAAAATCTGCACGATCTGTGGGGAATAAAAATATTCGAGTATCTGTGGCGATAATATGCAGCCCTCAATTTTATCTTTGATAAAATCCTTGCGACTTAAAAACATAAAGCATTAAAAAATATCTTTGCAGCTTTGCGAAAAACCAACAAATAGAGCAGCATCTGTTAAAATCTGCACGATCTGTGGGGAATAAAAATATTCGAGTATCTGTGGCGATAATATGCAGCCCTCAATTTTATCTTTGATAAAATCCTTGCGACTTAAAAACATAAAGCATTAAAAAATATCTTTGCAGCTTTGCGAAAAACCAACAAATAGAGCAGCATCTTTGAAAATCTGCACGATCTGTGGGGAATAAAAATATTCGAGTATCCGTGGCGATAATATGCAGCCCTCAATTTTATCTTTGATAAAATCCTTGCGGCTTAAAAACATAAAGCATTAAAAAATATCTTTGCGGCTTTGCGAAAAACCAACAAATAGAGCAGGATCTGTGGGGAATAAAAATATTCGTGCATTCGTGACAAAAAATACATCTAAACAATTTCTCCCCAAGTTTTGAAACTGATCCAAAATGGATCAAGTACAAAAGTTGGGGACCAGGCAAAAGAGTTTAGATAATGTAAGGTGAGATTTTTTGCTCTCGCAGATTTTGCAGATGATGCAGATTCTTTTCCTTACACTTTACATATTGAACACGAAGCCCCGCCAAGTTTTTTGACAACTCCCGTTTTAAGTCTCACCAAACCTTTCTACCTATAAAAGACCGCAAAGGTTAAACAAAGAAAATCAACGATACCATCTGTGGAAAATCTAAAGGCGATCTGTAGGAAATAAAAATATTCGAGTATCCGTGGTGATAATATGCAGCCCTCAATTTTATCTTTGATAAAATCCTTGCGTCTTAAAAACATAAAGTATTAAAAAATATCTTTGCGTCTTTGCGAAAAACCAACAAATAGAGCAGGATCTGTGGGGAATAAAAATATTCGTGCATTCGTGACAAAAAATACATCTAAACAATTTCTCCCCAAATTTTAATACTGATCCATAATATGCAGCCCTCAATTTTATCTTTGATAAAATCCTTGCGACTTAAAAACATAAAGCATTAAAAAATATCTTTGCGACTTTGCGAAAAACCAACAGAAACAGCCCCACCCACAAAAATCCTATCAATCTATGGGAAATAAAAATATTCGTGCATTCATGGCAAAAAATACATCTAGTACCATTTTATCTTTTAAATTTCCTTTAAATTATTCAACCATACGGGGTTATATCATCATTAAATACTTGTTCGTCGGGCTTCACCTGACGCTACTGTATATTTAACCCCTTCAGGGTTTATTAAGGTAAATTCAAAAAGAAAATAGTATAAACAATTTCTCCCCAAGTTTTATAAGTATTTCCTATTCCTATTCATCAGAAAAATAAAAAAAGCGTCACTTAAAAGCGACGCTTATATATCAATTAGGAATATATTTCTTGAACTTAGCCTAACGTAAGTCTCAGTGTCAGTCCAAATGCATATTATCAATTAATCTCACTCCGTCTACAACGACAACAATGAAGGCTCTGTAATTTTTGTCTTTATAGAAAAAATCAGTTTCTTGTAAGGTTTCCTCGTTGGCGATTAAAAAATATTCCAGTTGCATTCCCTTTTGCTGATCAAAAATATCCTGTATTCTTTCTTTTATTTCAGTAACTGAGAATTCATTGAACCATTTGTTAACTTTTTCTAAGGTTTCATAGATGATTTTAGATGCCTCTCTTCTTTCCTCATGAAGTCTCTGGTTTCTCGAACTTAAAGCGAGTCCGTTTTCTGCTCTGAATATAGGGACTCCTGTTATTTTTACAGGGATTTTTTTCTTTTCTACCATTTTTTTGATAATAGCGAGTTGCTGGAAATCTTTTTCTCCAAAATAGGCATTGTCAGGCTGTACCTGTCTGAAAAGCTCCTCTACCACTGTTCCTACGCCATCAAAATGTCCGGGTCTGGATTTTCCTTCCATTTCATTTTCCAGTCCGTCAAAATCATAATGAGAGCTTTCTGCTTTTTCTGGATATATATCGGCAACTTCCGGGATGTATACCGCATCTACAAAACCTGAGTTTTTAAGAATTAAAATGTCTCTGTTGATATCCCTGGGGTACTTTTCAAGGTCTTCTGCGTTGTTAAATTGAGTGGGATTAACAAAAATTGATGAGATCACCAGGTCATTCTCTTTACTCGCTGCTTCATATAAGGATAAATGCCCATTGTGTAAGGCACCCATTGTAGGGGCAAATCCTATTCTTTTACCCATTTCTTTCTGTCTTTCAATGAAATCCTGAAGTGTTTTCTTATTTTTTAAAACTTCCATAGTTTATGCTAATAGTATTTCAAAAATACTAAAAATATCACATAATATCCTGTCGTTTTAATAATTTGAGTCATTGAATTTTCGTAAAAAAATGTTAATTAAAATAATGTTGGATGTTTTTTTGTAATTTTGCACATTAAAGCAATTTTACAAAAATTTAGATAGAAGTTTATGCCGAATCAAAAAATACTGTACATTACTACAGAGATGTATCCATATCAGGAAGACACAAACATGGCTACATTGGTTAACAAAATGGCACTTAAGATGCACCAAGAAGGCAATGATGTTAGAGTTTTTATGCCAAGATTTGGACAAATAAGTGAAAGAAAGTTCCAGCTTCATGAGGTCATCCGACTTTCTGGAATGAATATCATTATTAATGATCTCGATCAGCCTCTGATTATTAAAGTAGCGTCGCTTCCGGGGGAAAGACTTCAGGTTTATTTTATTGATAATGAAGAGTATTTCAAAAGAAAACAATTGTATTTCGAAGATGACGGTACTGCTTTTGACGACAACGATGAACGTGCAATCTTCTTCGCAAGAGGAGTTATTGAAACCATCAAAAAGCTGAACTGGGTACCTGATATCATTCATCTCAACGGATGGATGACTTCTTTCATGCCTATTTATCTTAAAACCTATTATGAGTCAGATACGTATTTCAAAGATGCCAAGATCGTTCTTTCATTATATAATGAAAAAGATGCTGCTTTGAGTGCCAATGTAGAAGAAAAACTGAAGTTTGATAATATTTCTGGACTAAAAGCGTTAGAAAAACCAAGCTTCCAGAGTTTTGTGATCG
The sequence above is a segment of the Chryseobacterium sp. MYb264 genome. Coding sequences within it:
- a CDS encoding RNA-binding S4 domain-containing protein, which codes for MRIDKFLWSIRFYKTRSIAAEEIKKNRVSIGESAVKSSKEVKEGDTIKIRKNQIDYKIKVIQIPKSRIGAKLVPLHIKDVTDKEQYELLKLRKDSQNYYRIKGEGRPTKKDRREMDDYVENDVTADFTDWDDFFGETGEDAENED
- a CDS encoding shikimate kinase, which encodes MIISLVGYMGCGKSHISKILSEKLNFKLIDLDKEISRKNKLTIPEIFEKKGEIYFRKLEREALEEILASEENVVLSLGGGTPVYYNNMDIININSKSVFLRASVSTLAERLSKQKEKRPLIANISGEDLPEFIAKHLFERNAFYSKAQFSVGTDSREPEDIVNEIIEKLYL
- the panC gene encoding pantoate--beta-alanine ligase produces the protein MEVLKNKKTLQDFIERQKEMGKRIGFAPTMGALHNGHLSLYEAASKENDLVISSIFVNPTQFNNAEDLEKYPRDINRDILILKNSGFVDAVYIPEVADIYPEKAESSHYDFDGLENEMEGKSRPGHFDGVGTVVEELFRQVQPDNAYFGEKDFQQLAIIKKMVEKKKIPVKITGVPIFRAENGLALSSRNQRLHEERREASKIIYETLEKVNKWFNEFSVTEIKERIQDIFDQQKGMQLEYFLIANEETLQETDFFYKDKNYRAFIVVVVDGVRLIDNMHLD
- a CDS encoding glycogen/starch synthase, with translation MPNQKILYITTEMYPYQEDTNMATLVNKMALKMHQEGNDVRVFMPRFGQISERKFQLHEVIRLSGMNIIINDLDQPLIIKVASLPGERLQVYFIDNEEYFKRKQLYFEDDGTAFDDNDERAIFFARGVIETIKKLNWVPDIIHLNGWMTSFMPIYLKTYYESDTYFKDAKIVLSLYNEKDAALSANVEEKLKFDNISGLKALEKPSFQSFVIESMNYVDAVVKGDEFLNEELDKAFNETTTEKSEYLDVDSINKLY